In Brassica napus cultivar Da-Ae chromosome C2, Da-Ae, whole genome shotgun sequence, the sequence TTATTCTTATTCCTTGTGGTTTGTTTTCATTATTAGTTATAGTAACATACTCatccaaaaaaaacattcatccACTTTCCCCGAGATAATCCAAACCTATATTTTAAACTCAAATAGTTTGCAGGTGAAAAAGAATATGGCGGAACAGTTGCTGCTGCATGGGACTCTTGAAGTGAAGATATACAGGATCGACAGGTTGCATAAACGTGGAAGATTCAGTTTATGTGGCACTTGCTCGGTATGTATGATAATAATTGCAGTTCGAATTTATTAGTGGTCGTAAAATGTGAatcacataatatttttaaaatgttaactaattaaattttttattggatACGTTAATTTATCTTATcaataaaattgtatttatcTTTCTTAATTCATTTAATGGATTGTAtaggttattattatttttaatttatcgaAGTCTTTATTAGTAGCTGCATATTATctaatttcatttcttatatttatatgggcaaatctccaaaatatcacctttctaagtttatatcacaaaaatagcactccaaaactaaaatgaccaaaatagcacctttctaagtttatcctttgaaaattttaattttttttattttttaaaatttgaaatcttatctccaaaacttcatttctcaactctaaactctaaaccctaaaccctaaaccctaaactctaaaccctaaactttaaactctaaaccctaaactctaaaccctaaaccataaactctaaaccctaaactctaaaccctaaatcctaaaccccatcttttaactctaaaccgtaagtttgtgacttttgataaaacattaagtgctatttttgtgacttttaacCTTGAGTACTAGTTTGGgaataaaaacttgatttagtgctatttttgtctttttctctatttatatatatatacttttttttttgacaatcaTTACCTTGTAAAATAAAACTCAAAATGATTAATAGGGGAACAAGGAACCGGCGGGGAAAAAGATTCAATCCCCAATCAAGAATCTAACGTCCTCATGCACAGATTTACTAGGAGGGCATCTCTACGCAACCGTTGACCTAGACAGAGCAAGGGTGGCTCGAACCATGATGAGACGTCATCCTAAATGGTTCCAATCTTTTCATCTATACGCCGCACATTCAATCTCCAAAATCATATTCACAGTCAAAGAAGATGAACCGGTCAGTGCGAATTTAATCGGCCGAGCTTATTTACCTGTCACCGAAGTCATCACAGGACAACCTGTAGACCGATGGCTCGACCTTTTAGACGAGCACAAGAGTCCTATCCAAGGAGGTTCGAAAATCCATATACGTGTGACGTTCACTAGCGTAACACATGACGTGAACTGGAACAAAGGTATCGTTATACCTTCGTTCAAAGGAGTCCCTAACGCATTTTTCAACCAACGAGAAGGTTGCAAGGTTACGCTTTACCAAGACGCTCATGTCCTCGAAGATTACCAGGACATTACCCTCTCGGGAGGACAAGTGATATACAGTCATCATCGGTGTTGGGAAGATATTTTTGATGCAATATGGGAcgcaaaacatttaatatatatcacaGGTTGGTCGGTCTACACCGACATAACAATGATCAGGGATCCTAAACGGCCAAGACAAGGAGGTAACCTGAAGTTAGGAGAATTACTGAAGAAGAAAGCAGAAGAGAACGTGACCGTTCTAATGCTTGTGTGGGACGATAGAACGTCTAACGAAGCATTCAAGAGAGACGGTTTAATGATGACTCATGATCAAGAAACTTACAATTACTTCAAGAACACGAAAGTGCGTTGCGTTCTGTGTCCGCGGAATCCTGATAACGGTAGTAGCCTTGTTCAAGGGTTTGAAGTGGCTGCGATGTTTACTCACCATCAGAAAACCGTTGTGGTGGACGCTGAAGTGGAGGGGACGAAAACTAAGAGAAGGATAGTAAGTTTTCTTGGAGGGATTGATCTTTGTGATGGGAGGTACGATACTCAGGAGCATCCTTTGTTCggtactttgaataattttcatTCTAATGACTTTCACCAGCCGAACTTTGATGGTGCATCGATTAAAAAAGGCGGTCCACGTGAGCCTTGGCATGATATTCACTGCAAGCTGGATGGTCCTGCGGCGTGGGAtgttttgtacaattttgaacAGAGATGGATGAAACAAGGTATTGAAACAAAGTAAACTAGGCTTCAACAGTTTGTTTTTCCAGTTACATCTTATAACaactttaccaaaaaaaaaaaacaagttataaAGTTTACATGACTTTCTTCAAATATATCTACAccatttaaaactttaaatagttgttatgttttaaattattatagcgGAAGGAAAAAGGatttatttgaattatttacCTAAAAAGGCTTTGTTTGAATTTGGTGTTTGCAAATTATTCTAAGAGAATATATCTTATgatctttttctatttttaatgtgaaaagtagttgatgtcaaaaaacaaaaaaagtgaaAACTAGTTGCATGTAGATTACAAACTcatgaattattttttaaaggcCATTCACATTAAATTTAATGGCTTAGAAACTCATGGAATTAAACAATCAAAGTCTTAAAACAATCATTCCTAGAAACTCAAAGCATTTAATCGTTAGTTtcattatatactaattttgtttgtttacagGTAGTGGTAGAAGGTACTTAGTATCAATGGAACGGCTCTCAGAGATCACGGTTCCGCCACTACCATTTGTAAAATCCGACGATGTTGAAGGTTGGACGGTCCAAATTTTCCGGTCGATAGATGATGGTGCGGTTCTAGGATTCCCAGAGGATCCTCGTGAAGCTTCCAGCGTAGGACTTATCACGGGAAAAAATAACGTCATTGAAAGAAGCATACAAGACGCTTACATTAACGCCATAAGGAGAGCCAAACACTTTATCTACATTGAGAACCAATACTTCCTAGGAAGCTCCTTTGGATGGAGTTCAAGAGACGTTAATATAAACGAGATCAACGCTTTACACCTTATTCCCAAAGAGATTTCCCTCAAGATTGTGAGCAAAATCGAGGCAGGGGAGAGATTTTCAGTGTATGTTGTGATACCGTTGTGGCCTGAAGGGAAACCTGGTTCTGCTTCGGTTCAAGCAATACTAGATTGGCAAAGGAGAACAatggagatgatgtatactgaTATCGTCATTGCTCTTAGGAAGAAAGGTTTAGATGCAAACCCTAGAGACTACTTAACGTTTTTCTGCCTTGGGAACCGGGAAGTTAACAAGGCGGGTGAATACTCGCCTCCGGAGAAACCAGCGGCCAATTCTGATTACGCAAGAGCTCAAGAATCTCGTCGGTTCATGATCTATGTCCATTCTAAAATGATGATTGGTAAGTCAAAATCTACCTTGCATGACAAGGAAATTTAGTATCGAACTTAGGTTTTGGAGTGGGCCAAAAGCCCATGAACCTAGGCCTCCCGGTGCGGTTAATATGGTCATTCGGTTTGGTTAGTTTGATTTAGTTTGGTTCCacataattttttgaatttaaaccTAAAGTTTGGTTGGTTTGGTATTCGATTagtttggtttttgaaaatcttaCCAAacttaattgaattttttttatttcggtcAGATTTTGGTTAAATTTTGTAAAGAATTTGAGTGGTTGATTTCGGTTAGTTCGATTCGatatttggttagtttggttcagATTTTTCGTTAGAGGTGGTAAcctttgattatattttttatgaaaaaaaaaactgaaataacCGATTTTTTAACCAACATTATTTTTAATCTACCAAATCGAACCGAATTTATAACCAAAACTGAACCGGAAACCAAAAAATTGTGGTTTGGTTCAGACAAAAATTCCCAGGCCTACATGAACCCATCAAAGCCAAGCCTTAAACAAGCTATTCAGAATAATTATTAAGTTCTCATAACATATACAGTTTCTAACTTCCTATCTCTATGCAGTTGATGATGAATACATAATAATAGGATCAGCAAATATTAACCAAAGGTCTATGGATGGAGGTCGTGACTCAGAGATCGCAATGGGAGCATACCAACCTAACCATTTGATAACTACCAATCAAATGAAGCCAACGGGTCAAGTTTTCAGCTTTAGGATATCACTGTGGCTTGAACATCTACGGGTTATAACCAATCCATTCATGTTCCCTGAAAGCGAAGAGTGCATAAGAATGGTCAATGCAAAGGCAGACGAGCTATGGGGACTATACTCAGCACAAGTGTACCCTCGAGATCATGATCTACCGGGGCACTTACTTAGTTATCCGATTAGCATTGGTACCAACGGGGAGGTAACAAATCTTGCTGGGGCTGAATTGTTTCCTGATACAAACGCAAAGGTTTTCGGTGAAAAATCTAATTATCTCCCTCCCATCCTCACTACTTAAGTGATGTAACACTTGCATCGCATACTATATGCAGAATTTGTAATTTCGGTTGTGTTAATCAAGtctagtttaaataaatttgagacGAAAAAAGAGTTTAATGTGGAAAACAGTCTAGACCGTTCATAAACCCTTTTTAATCAAACTTATGGATAACAACAACAAACGAAAActcttcaaacttttttttcacaTTATCAATAACTGAGATGGCGACATAATTCAACTTATCCATTGACACTGCCGACAAAAATACCATCCATGTTCActcattaatgttttttttttgtacattcTCAAATTGTTTTGCTATTCACTAATCAATCAAAAAGGAACCAAACAACGTCCTCTCCTCGAGAGGATTATATACATTAGCTTGGAAATTctctaatttataatataaaaatcatgacaataacaaaaggaaaaaaaaagtacgTTGACAGaacataaaaatgttttttttttttgaaaagacgAACATAAAAAGGTATTCCTAATCAGTAATCACAATGGCTCTCACATGCAcgaatctctttcttttctaTACTTATCAGTGcttttaaattacattttttaacaagtaaatttttagttttagatataccaCTATTTGTTGACAAAAAGAAGATATACCATAATCTTTCTtctaatctaaaattttatagttctaatcaatactattaaattaggaacatgacctattgatataGGTTTAGTCCacctattatttttaaaatctcttttattattttactaatattaacctCATTCTTAATTTCATGATTCTAGGGACCTATTTCTCTCAATAAACTAACAGCCGacagtttcattttaatttcataattcTAGGAAACCacttttcttaattaattatttcctCATCGTATTTTGATATTAACACTTGATAAATAACATAGGAAAATAGAATACATATATTAGTTCACGGTTTATGACATATTACTTTCTTTTGACTAGAGTTCTAATGCGTTTATgaagtttatgttttattttttcacctaataatattttaatatactaTTACGATCTACACTTTTTAATAATGACAGTTGACTTAATGGTTGAGTTTAGTAGGTTtaagtataaaatatgtaaacaatttatttaatgaaaatcACCAATATCTATTACATATCTATAAACATAGCAGTTTTTATGTTTAGTGAAAACTACTACCAACTTTTAGAATACAGCATAACATCTTTAAATCaatactatataaattaatatacactaaaaatctctataaaataatataattttatagactcaaattgagtttttagttcaattaatatatcgataaattaatatctctataaattaataaaaaaattatagttttggtatagtcccaacattattaatttatagaggtttcactgtaTATACATAACTAAAATATCGAGTTGGCAACAAAAAAAAGTCCAAAAACTTGATAAATCGAAGTATTTTTAAACTGATACGTGTTACTTAAAAATTTCAAGATTTTCATTAACTTAAATATATAGTCGACTCCTAAATCTTTTAAATAGGTGATATAGCATGGGTATCTTTTAAATTAcagaaaaatgttatatatttatagaaacataaaaaaaatacaaaccaaTATTATACTCGCAGGTCAAGatctaaaacaaacaaatatgattacaaagaaacGAGTATACATGCATATGATTGAAAAGAACCAAACGTATGCTGAatcaacttttaaattgctattattttatcaaatagattttgattaagatttatacataaatatgattataaagaaaaaaagacaaatatgattaaaaagaaaaacacaaatattaaaattaaatttctaaaaaaaattaaaacaaaaaatatatccgtCCTTTCAAAGGGtgggtcagaatctagtaaaATTATGAAATGGTAGCAGAGACATTTATGATTATTTATCTAAATGGtagatagatttttattttaaattatttatttatttattataaaattaatagttAGTTATATTTATAAGGAATAACtgattatttgtaaaataaacGGAATTTTTCTATTCCTTCTTTTTGGAGGAGTTGCAGAACCACCACACACAAGTTGCAGGAGAGAAAGAAAAGTcgaataaagaagaaaaagaagacgcTCTGTTCTTGAATTCTTGAATTCttgaatcaatcaatcaaagcTGCTCGGGGGGTGGCTGAACAAAACCCTAATCCCAATTTTCCCCGAATATGCCATTTCTGAGGTTagtttttcctttatttttattCGAATTCAGTGATTGATTTTTagcaaaaaagtaaaaaaaattggatcttGAAACTTGCAGGACAGTGAGACTACTCTTACCAGGGATCAGAGTGTTGATAAGAAGGTCGTTACTTTGGTTGCTGTAGATGCATATCCGTGAATATATTCCCTCTTGGATCTACCAGTTACTTGGTTGCATGGGGTGAGTCTGGATCCTTCTTCCCTTTCTCTTGTGTTTGTGTTACCTCTTTGTGTAAATCTTGTGAGAATTGGAGTAAAGTTTTGAACTTTTAAGTTTCTGAGTTTGACCCATCATCTTTTGAGATCTTGTGGCTATGTTGTTTCCTTGTATTTGTAGGTTAGGTtacttctctatctctctgTAATGAAACTGTGCATATAGTATATGGTTGTTGCTTGCATTTTAAGCAAAAACATGGATTCaaatcatttctcaagttttagTTTTGTTTGATGTAGTTTTCTCCCTTTGTATGTATGAGTGAGAAAGGAAGAGGAATCCTGTGAGAATTGGAGTAAAGTTTTGAACTTTTAAGTATCTGAATTTGACCCAATCATCTTTTGAGATCTTGTGGCTATGTTGTTTCCTTGTTTTTGAAGGTTAGGTTAGCTACTGCTCTATCTCTCTTTATGGTAACTGTGCATATAGTATATGGTTGTTGCTTGCATTTTAAGCAAACAATATGGATTCAAAGCATCTCtcaagttttagttttttatcTGAATATGATTAAAGATCATTAGTGAAACTTCACTTCATAATCTCTAGATGGATATACATGTGACATGAATAATTCTCTACTTTTATCCTTGTGTTATTTTCTAACAAAGAGTCTTCCAAATTCAAATCCCTGATCTTTTTGCATTTTCTCTTGATTTCAAGAACAGGTCTCCACACGTTTTCTGCACTTCTCTTCTCACTGGCGTTTTTGTTTTATGGCAGTACAGAGGTTGTTTTGGATGCTGCAATAAACCACCGCTTATAGTTGCAGTGGATGAGCCGTCTAAAGGGTTAAGGATTCAAGGTCGTCTAGTGAAGAAGCCAAGCGTGTCGGACGACTTCTGGAACACGAGCACCTGCGAGATGGATAACAACAGCACAATGCAGTCACAGAGAAGCGTTTCTTCTATCAGCTTCACTAACAACACTGCTACTTCTGCAAGTAGTAGCAACCCCAATGAATTTGCTAACAATggttagttttaaatttcaacttcTCTGGTGTATTAGTGCTTCAGACTTTTCGGATTGCTTTTGTTTTAGTACCTTTATGGTTCTCTTCTCTGTTTATTCTCATTCTTGTTCTTCAGTGGTGTTGTTTTACCTTAGAGAAATGTTGTGTCTGATGTTTCTTTCTTGTTAGGATTGAACCTCTGGTTGCAAACTAGACAACAGTGGCTTGCAAATGGATCTTCTCAATCAAAGGCCAAAGTTCGAGAACCTACAATAAGGTTGGTGAAAGTTAGCTTTCTTTTTCCTCTGTCATGcattagaattaaattaaaaattaaggtAAATTGCACCCCATGAATGTAGTTCTTCACTTAATCCGTTATGAATGTAGTTCTTCACTTAATTTTATCAACAACAAGAATCAAATATTGAAAAAAGTTGATTTAGTTTCACTAATAGGCATATTGATCAACTGCTTTTGTAACCATACCTCACCATGAGTTAATAAATTTGATGATTTATTCAGCTGGAATGCAACGTATGAGAGCTTGTTGGGTATGAACAAGCGGTTCTCTCGTCCAATACCTCTCCCTGTAAGCATTTTTCTGCAACTTTCcagatatttcttttttttttttgtaaaatctgattttgatatatatgatTAATGGTTGTGGGCAGGAAATGGTGGATTTTCTGGTGGATGTGTGGGAGCAAGAGGGCTTGTATGATTGATTGATTTGCAACTCAAGAATATACTTAATCTCAtctcctctttcttcttcttcttcttgtgtgtgTTCTTGTGTGTAATCAAACTTGGCTTCCTGAAAAGTATTTAAAATCTCAAGGAACTAAGATATTTTACCTTCAAAGTAAATactgatttacatatatatttttgtttgtgtgttttgatGTGTTAAATCACTTGATTATTGTAATAAACTCAGaattggtttatattttataatccaAGTAAATCTTTCCTTCCGTAAATGTACTTTTCTTAGAGATGATTTGATTCTTTTCTGTCATCAGCTTCAGAGATACTGAACTCTGTGGATTGAACGGAGTGGCGGATACAGGTGTCCTCGAGTTGCTTCAGAGCAACAATGTTGGTCAAATGAAGGTGAATCTGAGCGGATGTGTCAATGTTTCGGACAACACAGTCTCTGCAATACCCCTGTGCCACAGACGCACATTGGAGTCTCTTAACCTTGATGGCTGACAAGAACATCACTGATGCAAGTCTTGTCGCAATGGCCAAGAACTGCTACTCAGTCAATGACCTTTGACATCTCAAACACTGGTCTCAGATCATGAGATCAAGGCTTTAGCATCTTCTCCCAACCACCTGAATCTTCATGAGGTTCTTTCTGTTGGCGGCTGCTCAGCCATTACAGACAAAAGCAAGGCATGTCTACCAAAGGC encodes:
- the LOC106382639 gene encoding phospholipase D alpha 3-like, producing the protein MAEQLLLHGTLEVKIYRIDRLHKRGRFSLCGTCSGNKEPAGKKIQSPIKNLTSSCTDLLGGHLYATVDLDRARVARTMMRRHPKWFQSFHLYAAHSISKIIFTVKEDEPVSANLIGRAYLPVTEVITGQPVDRWLDLLDEHKSPIQGGSKIHIRVTFTSVTHDVNWNKGIVIPSFKGVPNAFFNQREGCKVTLYQDAHVLEDYQDITLSGGQVIYSHHRCWEDIFDAIWDAKHLIYITGWSVYTDITMIRDPKRPRQGGNLKLGELLKKKAEENVTVLMLVWDDRTSNEAFKRDGLMMTHDQETYNYFKNTKVRCVLCPRNPDNGSSLVQGFEVAAMFTHHQKTVVVDAEVEGTKTKRRIVSFLGGIDLCDGRYDTQEHPLFGTLNNFHSNDFHQPNFDGASIKKGGPREPWHDIHCKLDGPAAWDVLYNFEQRWMKQGSGRRYLVSMERLSEITVPPLPFVKSDDVEGWTVQIFRSIDDGAVLGFPEDPREASSVGLITGKNNVIERSIQDAYINAIRRAKHFIYIENQYFLGSSFGWSSRDVNINEINALHLIPKEISLKIVSKIEAGERFSVYVVIPLWPEGKPGSASVQAILDWQRRTMEMMYTDIVIALRKKGLDANPRDYLTFFCLGNREVNKAGEYSPPEKPAANSDYARAQESRRFMIYVHSKMMIVDDEYIIIGSANINQRSMDGGRDSEIAMGAYQPNHLITTNQMKPTGQVFSFRISLWLEHLRVITNPFMFPESEECIRMVNAKADELWGLYSAQVYPRDHDLPGHLLSYPISIGTNGEVTNLAGAELFPDTNAKVFGEKSNYLPPILTT
- the LOC106382642 gene encoding uncharacterized protein LOC106382642 isoform X1 — encoded protein: MHIREYIPSWIYQLLGCMGSPHVFCTSLLTGVFVLWQYRGCFGCCNKPPLIVAVDEPSKGLRIQGRLVKKPSVSDDFWNTSTCEMDNNSTMQSQRSVSSISFTNNTATSASSSNPNEFANNGLNLWLQTRQQWLANGSSQSKAKVREPTISWNATYESLLGMNKRFSRPIPLPEMVDFLVDVWEQEGLYD
- the LOC106382642 gene encoding uncharacterized protein LOC106382642 isoform X2; translation: MHIREYIPSWIYQLLGCMGGCFGCCNKPPLIVAVDEPSKGLRIQGRLVKKPSVSDDFWNTSTCEMDNNSTMQSQRSVSSISFTNNTATSASSSNPNEFANNGLNLWLQTRQQWLANGSSQSKAKVREPTISWNATYESLLGMNKRFSRPIPLPEMVDFLVDVWEQEGLYD